Below is a window of Mycobacterium dioxanotrophicus DNA.
GTCCAGGCTGACCGAGGCCGCCCCGAGCGCAAAGTAGTCGTGGCCGTCGGCTTCGACGTTCTCGTCGAGCAGCACCTGCTCACCCGGGACGTCGGTGTGCTCGTCGAACTCGGGCGGCGTCCAGTCATCGGGATCGGTGACCGGGCAACGGCAGTGCACGCCGTACTGCTTGCCTTCGAAGGAGCGGGCGTAGTACCACCAGCTGCCCCGACGAGTCGGGACCGACAGGTCGGTCTCCTTGGTGCGGGCCTTGATCTCGTCGAAGATCTTCTGCCGCAAGGGCTCCAGATACTCCGTCGCATACGTGGTGAACGCGTTCTCGGCTTCCAGATGGGCGATCACCTCGGGATCGTCCTTGTCGCGCAGCCACTCGTACGGGTCGACGAACACGTCGCCGTGGTGCTCGCGGCGATGGTTGCCACGCTTGGCGATCGGAGGAGTCACCGGCTCACTCATGCGCCGATCCAATCGGCGAAGCGCAGCCCCGAAATGCGTTCATAGGCCTCGATATAGCGGTCCCTCGTCGCCGTCACGATTTCATCGGGCAGCGGCGGTGGCGGGGCCTCTCCGTGACGGTCCCAGCCCGACTCCGGCCCGGTCAGCCAGTTCCGCACGAACTGCTTGTCGAAACTGTCCTGCACCACGCCCTGCCGGTATGAATCCGCGCGCCAGTACCGCGACGAATCCGGCGTGAAGACCTCGTCGGCCAGCACCACGTCGCCGTTCTCGTCGACACCGAATTCGAACTTCGTGTCCGCGATGATGATGCCCTTGGTCAGTGCGTGGTCGGCGCCCTGCAGGTAGGTCTGCAGCGTGCGCGCCTTGAGCTGGTTGGCCAGCACCGGGCCCACCAGATCGATCACCTGGGCGAACGAGATGTTCTCGTCGTGCTCACCCAATTCGGCCTTGGTGGCCGGGGTGAACAACGGCTCATCGAACTTGCTGGCCTCCCCGAGCCCGGGCGGCAGCGGGATACCGCACACCGAGCCGGTCTTCTGATAGTCGATCAGACCGGATCCGGTGAGGTAGCCGCGCGCCACGCACTCGACCGGCAGCATCTTGAGCCGGCGCACCACCAGCGCACGGCCCAGCACCTCCTCGGGGATGCGCGGATCGTCCGGTGGACCCGCGAGATGGTTGGGCGCCTCGACGTGGTCGAAGAAGAAGACGCTCATCGCGGTGAGGATCCGACCCTTGTCGGGGATCTGCGAGTCGAGGATGTGGTCGTAGGCCGAGATCCGGTCGGACGCCACGAACAGCAGGTGGTCGTCGTCGACGCGGTACAGCTCGCGGACCTTGCCGCTGGCCAGGTGCTGGTACTCGGACAGAGCGGGACGCATTCGGTCAGACTATGTGTTGGGATCGGTGCCATGAGATCGCGGTACCTGCCGTACGCCCACAGACCCGGCCGATTGCTGGCGCAACTGTTCAGCGACGTCGCGGTACTGGCGTGGATAACGGTGTGGGTGCTCGTCGGTATTGCCGTGCATTCGGCCATCGCAACCATCGCCACGGTGGGCCGCCAAGTGCATGACGGCGCCAACGGCGTGGCCGACAATCTGGACTCGGCCGGCGACAGCGCGCACCACATACCGCTGGTCGGCGACACCCTGAGCAAGCCACTACGGGCAGCCAGCGAGGCGGCGCTGGACATCGCCGGAGCAGGCAGCAGCCTCGACTCCACCGCCAGCTGGCTGGCCTGGGTGCTGGCACTGGCCGTGGCCGCCGCTCCCATCCTGTTCGTCGCAATGCCGTGGCTGTACCTGCGCGTGCGGTTCTTCCGGCGCAAGTGGACGGCCATCACGTTGGCCTCGACCGCCGCGGGCGAGCAACTGCTGGCCCTGCGCGCCCTCGCCAACCGGCCACTGACCAAGCTGACCGCGGTGTCCGACGACCCCGTGGGGGCGTGGCGCCGGGAGGAACCACACGCCATCCGCGGCCTGGCCGCCCTCGAACTGCGCTCAGCGGGCATGCGCCTGCGTCGCCTCGACTGATCGCGCATACCCGCACCGGGTGCTAGCCGAGATCCGGTCGCTATCGACTCCCGTGCAGCCGTCGCAGCCAGCTCCCGAACGGATGGCGCACGGTGACCGAGCCCATCCGGACTCGGCCCCGCACGATGAGATGCAGCTGCTGCGACGGCGGGCTGGTGCGCACCTTGACCGTCGCACTACCCGCGACGGCGTCGACGCCGTTGAGGTCCGCGGTCGCCGTGGACGGCACGATCAGTTCGGTCGAACTGCAGTAGTCGTCGATGACGATCTCCACCAGCGGGCCGGGCAGCACGGCCGAGGTGAAGTCGAGCGTGGTGCTACACATCCGCGTGTTGAGTTGCAGAACCGGGGCCACCGTCCATTGCCCCCGCCGCACGATCGATGACATGCGGCCCCGCAACACCTCCGGGGCCGGGCGTGGTGCGGCGGTCACCGCCATCGGCAGGTCGGCGAGCACGACCCGCAGTTCGCCGCGGGTGCGTGCGGCCAGTGCGGC
It encodes the following:
- a CDS encoding phosphoribosylaminoimidazolesuccinocarboxamide synthase, with protein sequence MRPALSEYQHLASGKVRELYRVDDDHLLFVASDRISAYDHILDSQIPDKGRILTAMSVFFFDHVEAPNHLAGPPDDPRIPEEVLGRALVVRRLKMLPVECVARGYLTGSGLIDYQKTGSVCGIPLPPGLGEASKFDEPLFTPATKAELGEHDENISFAQVIDLVGPVLANQLKARTLQTYLQGADHALTKGIIIADTKFEFGVDENGDVVLADEVFTPDSSRYWRADSYRQGVVQDSFDKQFVRNWLTGPESGWDRHGEAPPPPLPDEIVTATRDRYIEAYERISGLRFADWIGA
- a CDS encoding DUF1707 SHOCT-like domain-containing protein; amino-acid sequence: MDSGQNDHLRVSDAERAKVGQLLERAVSEGMLTLDEFTQRYDAALAARTRGELRVVLADLPMAVTAAPRPAPEVLRGRMSSIVRRGQWTVAPVLQLNTRMCSTTLDFTSAVLPGPLVEIVIDDYCSSTELIVPSTATADLNGVDAVAGSATVKVRTSPPSQQLHLIVRGRVRMGSVTVRHPFGSWLRRLHGSR